The Edaphobacter flagellatus sequence ATGCCGAGCCGCTGCAGTTGTTGGCGAACTGCCTGGCATCCCCATAGTTTTGAACCGGGTTATAAACAAGCGGCGCGATAAGCGAATAGTCGCCCAGAGTACCGCCACCCTCACGGGTGTTATAGAAGAGCCCGACGCCACCACGGAAGGCCGTCTTGCCATTGCCGCGCGGATCCCACGCAAATCCCAGCCGAGGAGCTACGAGCAGACCATTGCTCTCGCGAAGTGAGGTAGGGTAGTTGGGATTGGTATTGACGACAACACCGTTAGAGTAGTCGCCGGAGTTGGGAACGAACTGGCCGATATAGACGGCTGGCAGGTAGGGATTGGTTGCCGAACCTGGAGGTCCGGCGATTGCCGGGTTGATAATTGCCGACCGGCCCTTCGGACCCATGATGGGTTGATAGAGCTGAGGGACCCTGCTCTGACTGTACTGGCTCTGAATCCAGCCTGCTCCCTGCCCCTTATTGAGAATGCTTGGAATGTCATAGGTAAAGCGCAGGCCATAGTCGATCGTGAGCCTGGGCATCACCTTCCAGCTGTCCTGCAGGTACCACTCCAGCACCTTCCATTGCGGGTTGTAGTTCACCGTGTTCGAGCCTTCGGTATACGAGTTATAAAGCCCGAGAATGCCGTTGGCATATGCATAGCCAGTGTCGTTGGGGTTGGAGTTGTTGGTGTCAAAACTAAAGGACCCATCGAAGGTGCCGCCAATGTGGCGCTGCAGGTAGTTCCCCTTTTGAAAATAGAAGCCGGCTTTGGAAGTGTGATGATTCCACACCTTCGTGATGGAATCCTGAACCTGCCATGAGCGGGTATCGTTCGCCAATGGAAAACGGTTGTCGAACTGGATCTGGGGATTATTCACCACCTGGAAGCCCGCGCTGCCGCCCCATGTCGCCCGGGGAACAAGATTGAGCGGGTTGTATTGCGGGTTGTACTGACCGAGGTTGATTCCAAGCTTGTCACGCTGAAATTTAGCGATATCGCTCGAGTTGGAGAAACGGGAGGTCTCGGTCCAGCTCGCGAATCCGACGTTGAGCTCGTTGATCAGATTTGGGCTAGGGATAAATGTCAGGTTCCAGCTGGCATTCTTGCCCGGCGTGGAGTAGACAAAAGGAACTCCCCATTGCATCGCTCCGGTAACGGAGGCGACATTTGGACCATCCTGTTCGGTTGTTGTCCGCATACCGCGAAAGTACGTGTGCCACTTCGGTGTGATGTTGTAGTCCACACGAAGCACCTGCTGATTCACTGGCGTCTTCACAGACCCCTGCGTAACGTAGTTGTAATTGCCACCGCCATTGACGCCAAGTGGAGTGGGATTGCCGGTGGGAAGAATTGCCAGGAGCTTCTGCGTGTCGGAATCGATACGGCTGGCCGGAATAATCGCGTTGGGAAAGCAACCTGGTCCATTTGCGGCCGTGCAAGCCTTCCCCTGAGCGATCAGTGTGGGATCTTTGATGTAGACCGGCTTGCCACTCTTATCCACGCTGGCAGAGAAGTTTCCCTGCTTCTCGAGTGCCGTCGGCATCATCCAGTAGCTCAGCGTGCCAGGTTTGGTCGTCGGCCAGTACTCCTGCGACCAGAAGAAAAACATCTTGTCTTTGTGCGTATTGAAGAGATGAGGGATATAGACCGGGCCGCCGATGTTATAGCCCACCGTGTTGTAGCGCTGGCGCGGGCGAGGAACGTAGGTTTTGTTCTTATTGAAGTAGTCGTTGGCGTTGTAGGCCTCATTGCGGTTGTAGTAGTAAACCGTGCCATGGAAGTCGCGCGTACCGGACTTCGTCACCATCTCAACGATAGCGCCGGCTGCCTGCCCATACTCTGCCTGGTAATTGTTCAGCAACACCTTTACTTCGCCGACAGAATCGTAGTTTGTTCCAGTGTCGAGTGTCGCACCGCCGCGCGTATTGCCTGTCGTGCCGTCGATGGAGAGAGAGTTGTAGTCGCTGCGGACACCGTTGATATTGCCTGCATTCTGTTGGCCCAGCTGCCCTGTACTCGGGCTCTTCACAACGCCAGGAAGCAGGCGCAGCATGGAGGTAATGTCACGCGATTGCGTCATCAAGGTGGCCAGCTCTTTGGAGTCGACAACGGCGGAGCGTTCGCTCGACTCTGTCTGGATCGGCGTCTGATCCGCCTGCACGTCGACACTCTCGTTCACGGCACCGACCTCGAGCTGAATGTTGCCGGTGGACAGACGATCGGAGGCGTGCAGCACGAGATTGCGCTTCTCATACTTCTTGAAGCTCGGCATCGCGACGGAAACCGTAAAGGTTCCCGGCTGTACCGCAACAAAGACAAATTCGCCGGATGCTTCGGTTTTGTCCGAGCGGACCTCAGAGGTCGCCTGGTTGGTCAGCGTGATGACAGCGCCGGGGATGGCTGCGCCAGATGGGTCGGTCACTCGTCCTGAAATCTGTCCGCTCGAAGTTTGTGCCACGGCGTATGCAGACAACAGAAACCAAATGTATACGTTTGCAATCAGCCTCGTAAATGCTCGCATACCTGCAATTCCTCATCGTAACGAGATGGGGATAAACCTTCTCGTCCGCTTCTTTTTTGGTGGATGGCAGAGAGAACAGGTCAGACCTGTTTCTCATACCGGCGAGAACTTTAGGCTTTTGGAAAAATGTTTGTCAAGAATTTTTTGAAAATATGTTTCGATTAGCGAAACCGCTAACTTAGTTGCGAGATGCTATGACCGCGAGACAAGCCTCCCCGAGAGGCTTAAGGCAGGCACACGATTGCCCGCGTTCTGCCCACGAACGAGGGATTCTGGTTTCGCTTCTCAGCAGTTAGTTCAGGACAAAGGCATACAGCGTGTCGCCCGCCGCGGCAACGATGTACTGCAAGCCGTCGAGCTCATAGGTGATCGGCCCGTTCGTGATAAGATTGCCCAGGCCAGCGTGCCATAGTACCTTGCCCGTCGTGGCGTTGAAGGCCATAAGGTTGGTTGACGTATCGCCCGTAAAGAGCAGGTTGCCGGCCGTAGTAAGAATGCCGGAGCGGCCACCTGGGCTTGGCCATTTGTGATCCCAGCGCACCTTGCCGGTCTTGTAGTCCATGGCGCGCAGCGAGGCACTCATCCATCCGCCGCGGTCGTTGCCTGCCCAGCCCTCGGGACGCTTGTTGTTGTCGTAGATGTAATAGACGCTGTAAGCGTCGTATGCCGGCACATAGAAGAGACCCGTCGCCGGACTGAAACTCGGCGGATACCAGTTCGCCGCGCCTGCCTGATTTGGTGCGACCAATGCGCCATTCGGCTGCGCCATCTTGGCCGGATTCGGGATCGGCGATCCATTCTTGTCGACGCCGAGAGCCCAGTTCTGTTTGGCGAAGGGAGTACTCGTGAGCGCCTTACCATTCGTGCGATCAATGAGGAAATACCAGCCATTGCGGCTAGCCTGTGCGAGCAGCTTGCGCGGCTTGCCGTCCACGACGCCATCGATCAGCACAGGCGTCTGCACCGCATCCCAGTCATGCGTATCATGCGGGTTGGGCTGGAAGTACCAGATAAGTTTGCCGGTATCTGGATTGAGCGCACAGATAGTCGCGGTATAAAGATTTGCGCCTGGACGGGCAAGGCCGTTGATCACAGGCTGCGCATTGCCGGTGCCAAAGTAGTAGAGATTCAGCTCAGGATCATACGTTCCAGCAACCCACGTCATGCCACCACCATGCAGCATGGCTTCATCGTTGGGCCAGGTCTTGGCTTCGGGATCTCCAGGATTGGGATGCGTATACCAGCGCCACTGCAACGCTCCCGTCTCCGTATCATGCGCTTCGATGTAGCCGGGGATATCAAAGTCGTCGCCACTGACGCCCACCATGACGTGGTTCTTGACCACTACAGGCGCAACCGTGCCCGAGTAGAACAAGTCAGGATTGCCGATGGACGAGTGCCATTTCTCCTTGCCCGTATGGATGTCGAGAGCGACGAGGTTGCAGTCTTCCGTCTCGAAGTAGACGGTATCGCCCGATACAGCCGCGCCGCGATTGCCAATCGTATCGCCGCCTTTGCTGACCCAGTCGAACTGCCAGATCTTGCGACCCGTGCGTGCATCCACAGCCCAGACATGGCTCGGCACGGTGAAGTAGAGAACGCCATTAACCTCGATCGGCGTGGCGGAAATGCGCCTGCCGCCACCAGTCGTCACTTCCACGCGATAGCTCCAGGCTTGTGAAAGCTGCTTGACGGTCGTGGTGTTCACCTTCGTCAGCGGGCTGAACCGGCGGCCGGAGTAATCTCCGTTGTAAGTTGGCCAGCTGTCAGTCAGCTTGGCAAGACTCGCCGTATCGGTTGACTGCTTCTGTTGCGCATAGATTGCGCAGGGCGAAAGCGACAGGCAGAGGAGCGACGCGGTCAGCAGCTTCATTTCAACGTATCCAGATAAGTCGTCAGGTTGTGGATGTCGGCATCCGTGTACTTGTCCAGCAGGTCGGCATGCGCCTGGAAAGGATCGACCGTCGTGACTGTCGAACCGGTGACGCGATTGAGCGAGATGTTTTCGCCGGATGCCTCATGCAGTGTCACGGTGAAGTCATCGATGCGAACCAGATCGCCCGAGTAGGTCTTCCCGTTCGGCATCTTCACCGTAACCTGCGTCTTTTTCTTGACGAAAAGTCCGTAGTTGGGAAAAAGAAACTTCTGCTGCAACGCAGCCGGTGTGTAGCGCTTACCTACGCCTGCCAGATCGCCCGTCGCGGAGTGGCATTTGTTGCACCCTCCAGCGCCATTGAAGTAGGCTTCACCCGCCTTTGCATCGCCATCCAGCAGATGGGTTGGTTGCGCGTTGTAGCCGCTGCGCAGCGTCGCATTCACAGATGCGGTCAGGAACTGCGACAAATCAGCCAGCTGCTTGTCGTCAAACTTGTAATTATGGCCGGGCAGTGTCGTCAGCAGAGGAGCAAGCTCCTTCCCATACAGCATCTGACGACGATCATGGAGCACCGCGACAGAGCGAATCAGGTCCGGCCCCTTCTCCGTGCCGCGAACATCTTCGCCATGGCAGCGAGCACATTGATTCGCGTAAATTGTGGCCCCGCGATCGCGCATGGCTGGGTCGACTGAAGAGTGTGGAAACTGGGCGCACACCGGTACCGATACGAGCAGCAAGAGGCAGGTCGCCTGTGCTGATTGCCAAAGAACGCTCTTCACCTCATCCGGCTCCTGATGCATGATGTGCTCAATCAATATAGAGGATAATACGCAAGAATTGGGTAACGCGTATCCACTGTTTAGAAAGAGGCATCGCCATGAAATCCTTCGCTTTGTTGCTGACTTTGATGTTCAGCAACGCCGTATTCTACGCACGAGCCTCACCGGCAACATGCTCGGTTCACGCTGTCAGCTATCAGGGATGGGACGCACAGGAGGTCGACAACCCCTGGCTCAAGCTCACCTTCGTGCCGCAATTAGGCGGAAGACTGATGCAGGTTGAGTTCAATGGACATCCCTATCTCTTCGTAAACCCGAGATATCGAGGCCAATACATCCCTCCCGAGCAAGCAAAGGGAGGCTGGATCAATTACGGTGGCGACAAAATATGGCCTATGCCTGAAGGCGACACCGACGATCACCACTGGGTTCTTGCATCCACCGCGATCGACGATCTTCCTTACGAGTTCAAGCTCATCTCCCAGGGCGAGCGCTGCTCCATTCAACTTACAGGTCAACCTGACACGATTACAGGACTTCAATACATTCGCACCATCAGCATCTCGGCCGATTCACCGCAGATCGACTTTCACGCCGTGATGCGCAACGCTGCAACACACCCCATCGAATGGTCCGTGCAGTCTGTCTCACAGTACGATCTCAGCGACTCTGCGAAGCCTGCGGACTATAACCATCAATTCTGGGCCTACACTCCCGTCAATCCCAATTCGACCTATCCCGATGGCTATCATGTTCGTTCCGGTCTTGCCGACGATCCCTCCTTCTCGGTCGCTGATGGACTCTTCCGTCTGCGCTGGCTTTATTTCGACAACGAGGTGTGGCTTGATTCCAGAGCAGGCTGGCTCGCTGTCGTTGATCAGCAGAGTAAGTACGGCATGATCGAGCGGTTCCATTACGATGCTTCCGGCAACTATCCCGGGAAGGCCACCGTCATCTTTTATAAGAGCGGTCCGTCTGTTCGATTCGATAAAGAGGGCCAGGCCAGCATTCGCGCCACAACGCCTGAGCGTACGCCCTACTATATGGAAGCTGAGATCAATAGCCCGATCGTTAAGCTTGCGCCCAACCAGACCTACGCCATGGATACGACATGGAATCCTCTACACATCGACGCGGCCTTGCAGACAGTAACGGACGCCGGTGTTGCCACACAAAGACTTGCCCTCGCCCACAAGGCCGATTCCACCACACTTACAGGAACATTCGCAGCTTTTTATCCTGGCAACGTTATCGCAGTATTTACTGACAGACGAGGGAAAGAGGTCGGGCATCACACTCTCCGTCAGGTAAAGCCCGATGAGAGCATCACACTCAATGAGCCGATTACTGTACCGGCAAAAGCTGAACATGTTGCACTGCGGCTATTCAGCGCCAAAGGTGCCGATCTCGGACTACTTGACCAGGCTGATATCGGCGCTCAGGCTCCATGAGAAGCCTTCCTTCTTGAGAACAAAAACCTTGTTCAACAGGCTGCCAGAATATTCTCTGGCAGCCTGCATCTCTTGTTACCCATTCTGGTCATCAGGGTGAATTGTGCGATAGCTCGCATTCCCCTTCGACCACACCAGAAGCAGGATGTCCTTGCCATTCGGGCTCTGATGCACTGCATTGACAAACTGCTCTGCCGACGCAGTCGCATGACGATTGACCTCAAGGATCACATCGCCAGGCTGCAATCCAGCTTCCTCTGCCGGGCTTGCCGGGCGAACGTTCTGCACAACAGCGCCCTTGACTGAGTCCGGCGCCTGAAGCTGCTGCCTTGCATCTGCGGTCAGATCGCTTACAGCCAGTCCCAACTTGCCGCGCTGCTGCCCGTCTGGAGCGTCGTTGCTGGCAACCTGCTTGTTGCCGCTGAACTGTCCGACGGTTATATCCAACGTTACCGGCTTGCCATCGCGAAGCACACCCAGCGCAATCTTCGTCCCAGGAGTCATCTCGCTGACAGCAACCTGGAGCGCACTGCCATTGACGATCTTCTCTCCATTCAGCTTCGCGATCACGTCGCCCTGCTTCAGACCACCCTTACTTGCGGGCGAGTCCGGCGACACCTGCGCCACAACCGCACCGGAAGCATCTGTCAGGTTGAAGAAGTGCGCATTCTCCGGCGTGACATCGTTCATGCTGATGCCCAGATAGCCATGCTCCACCTTGCCGTTCTTCATCAGCTGCTCAGCCGAAGCACGCACAATCTGCGATGGAATCGCAAACCCGGCGCCTGCAAACGATCCGCTGTTCGAGATGATGAACGTGTTGATACCGACTAGCTCCCCATGCGAGTTCACCAGCGCACCGCCTGAGTTGCCGGGATTGATCGCCGCATCCGTCTGAATGAATGCACCCGGCTTCCGTGCATCGTCCGAGTAAGGATTAGGCCGGTTCACGGCACTGACGATGCCGCGCGTGACCGAGAACTGGAAGTAGCCAAAGGGGCTGCCGAAGGCCAGCACCGTCTGTCCCGGATGCAGCTTCGTCGAATCGCCCCATGCAATGCTGGGCAGCTCCTTTGCATCGACCTTCACCACGGCAAGATCGTTCAGCTTATCGACGCCGACCAGCTTCGCATTCAACACGCGACGATCATGCATCGTCACCTTGATCTGCGTGGCTCCATCAACGACGTGGCCGTTGGTCACGATATATCCGTCGGGCGAAATAATCACGCCGCTGCCGATTCCATGCTCAATCTGCGGCTGCTGCGGTCCGCCTTGGCCGAAGAACTGCCTGAATCCCGGAGGCAAACCCTGCAGTTGATCGTCCGAGATCTCAGCCTCGTTGTTCTTTGCGGTTACGGAGATGTTCACCACCGCGGGTGTGACGCGCGAGGCGACCTGTTCCATTGCGTTGTCGAGCGCCGTCAATGCCGATACGCTTTGATCGTCGATCAGTGACGCAGCGGTAGAGCTTGCAGCGTTGACGCCACCGTGTCCTACAAACAGAGCGGCACCAAGGACAAAGGCTCCGGCTATTGCGGCGGGAGCAGCGAAGCGCTTTCCTTTTACTACTAATTGATTAGTTACTTCAGACATAACCACCCTCCTTATGGGTGTTTTCCCTGCAAATCGTTAGAGTTGAATGACTAACCAGCCGTCCCCAGCCGGGACGACCGCCACAAAAGATCTCGTCAAAATCGGGCGTTGCTGCGGAAGGTCTTCATTCCAATCGGTCAGCATGACGAACGATGCGGTTGGGCGATGCGTCGCTGCATGCTTCGCTGCGGCATTCTGCCTGCGAGGCGGACGAGCTGCAAGCTGCGCCTCACGGCGCCCCTGCTCCGGCACGATGGCCTTAACCAACACTTGTCTGGCGTCTTTTGCCAATGGCTTGGCGCCTTCTGCATATAGATTCGGTGAAGCGGTAGCAGAGTCTGTGGTCGAGGCGACCTGCGCCTGCTGCGAAACGCTCGGGGCGAAACTGATCAGCCTCGGACTATCGGCAAGGGTCACCGTTCCCGCAATCATTCCCGCGATTAAAACCCCTGTTGCCGCTCGTGACTGCCATTGCCCGAGCTGGGGTTCGGGACGGCTCAAAATTCTGTGGACTCTCTGCGCCAGCTCCGAGCGTCGCGCCCATGCCCCAAGCGCGAGCGATACTCTTCTGCGCACCAGCGAGTGCTCGGCGAGATTTGTCAGGCAGACGGCATAGTCCTTGCGGGCCTTCGTCGCCTGCAGCACGCAGTCGTCACATGCCAACTCGCGCTCGACGCACATACGGCGTTCTGCCCAGCTCATGGCCGGGTTGAGCGGGAACAGCATCAGACTTACCTTCTGTAGCAGGTTCATCCAATCGTCCCTGCGGCGCAGGTGTTCCATCTCGTGCAGAACGATCTGTTCCAGATCACGTTGCGAGAGCTGCTCGATCAAACCCGTGGGCAACAAGATGCGTGGCGAGGCAAAACCGGCGACGCTCGGGCTGTCTACATCCTCGGACGCACAAAGTTCAATTGCTTTGCCGTTCCGCATCAGGAGCGAACGATCCAGCACCAGATCCATCGGCACGGCACGTCTTGCGATCTCTCGAAGCCGCATCGCACTTGTAAACAGTTGCACGGCGCGAACGATCGAAAGGACTGCCCAGATACCAGCGAGCAGTAACGCCCAACGAGCATCGACATGCAACAGGTTGCTATTGTCAGGCAACACGCTCGAACTGCTATGAAGTGCAGGCAAAAAATGAAGCGGGATCATCACCAGCAGAGCAGCGGCCCAAATCATGAAGCGTGCCGCGGCGGTCATCCCTGGAAACAAGCGAAGGCACAGACTAACGCCGGCCATCAGCAGCATGCCGCCAACGATGGCGTTGATCAGCGCGCCGGAGGCTGAGATCGCAAGCGGCATCGTGGCATGAGCGATTGGAGCTATCAGGGTAATCGGATCCATCGACTACTGCTCCTCCCCTTCGTTCTCCTGCGCATCCTCATCGGGAACATTCGCAATGGCTTCTTTAAGACGCTGCAGCTCCTCAGGGGTGACCTCATCGTCTCCGAGGAGAGACAGAAGCAGGCGTTCCCGCGAGTTGCCGAAGAAACGGTTCAGTACGTGGCGTACCTCGGAGATTCCGGCCTCGCGCTCGGCGACGCATGGGCTGTAGAGAAACGCGCGGCCCTCCTGACGATGGCGAACGTAGCCCTTCTTCTCCAGAATTCGGATCGTCGTTAGTACCGAGGTATACGCTAACGGCGTGGTATCTGACAGAGCCGCAACGACTTCGGCCACGCCGGATTCTCCCCGCTCCCATAGAACCTTCATCAGCCTGAGCTCGGCTTCGGTTAGCGTGATGGACCGTTTCGGAGGCATGAGCAACCCTGTACCTCAGGTTGGACGCACGAACTAATCATTTAGTTAGCGGCCCTTTTTGCTCTATGCAGCAACCTCGAATCGAAGTTATGGGAAGGTGATGCGGGTCGGCTTCGCACTTCTGGCAAAGGTGACTCCGGGCAGATGATTGTTCTCGGAGACTGGAAAATCCTTGCCATCGATGGTTGCCTTCGCAGGAGTGTGCGCAGAGCCCGCCAGCTCGACGCGAATGCTCTCCCACTGCAGCCTATAGCTGCCTTCGGGCGCACTTAGCGTGACGGTCACGGCACCGTCGGCTGCGACCTCGCAGGATGCCTTGATGCGGAAGTAGTCGCCTCGCCTGTAGTTGAGTGAGTGGCCGTCGTCGGCATAGAGCGAGCCTTCACAGGGTTGATTCTGGGCAGGAACGTAGACGCGCAGGGTAAGAGGGCCTTTCGGCGTCTCGTCGGTACTTTGAACAAGGCTCTGCAATGGCAGTATGGCTCCGCCGCGCACGTAGACGGGAACTGTGGCCAGTTCGGGCTTGAGGAGAATCTGCTGGTTCTGCAGCAGAGTGTCGCGTACCTCGGCATCACGAGCCTGCGCTTTGCCCGCTGTACCGGCCTGCGTGCCGGTCCAGTAGTCATACCAGCGACCGGGAGGCAGATGAAGCTCATAGGGCGCGACCTCCTCCGGCGATGGATTCGGTGCGATCAGCAGATTGGGCCCCAGCAGGAACTCCGCTCCACCTGTGGCCAGGTCCATCGGAGTGCCATCGTTCGCTGCGTGAGGGAACTCCATGAAGAGCGGACGCATCATGGGCATGCCATCGCGTGAGGTTTCTTCGGCGACGGTGTAGATGTAGGGCAAGAGACGATAGCGCTCTTCGATGTAGCGGCGACGCATGGCCTCGTGTTCGGGACCATCGACCCACGGCTCGTGCATGCGCGTTCCCTTGGCCGAGTGATCGCGATCGATCGGCTGGAATGCAGCGACTTCAAGCCATTTTGTTAATAGGTCAGCCGGAGGAGAGCCGGCAAAGCCGCCTACATCGGCACCGGCAAAGCTGAAGCCGCTGAGGCCAAGATTCACCAGCTGCGGAATCGTCATGCGCAGATGGTTCCAGGTGGAGCTGTTGTCGCCGGTCCAGGTTACGGCATAGCGTTGGCCACCGGCGTAGCTGGCGCGTGTCATCACGTAAGGCCGCTCGTTGGGGCGCAGAGTCAGGACGCCGTCGTAGGTGGCGCGACTGTTCTGCATGCCGAAGATGTTGTGTGCTTCGCGATGGCTCATCGTGCGCGTCGCGAAGCCGGGCTCGTCGATGCGATGCTGTACGTCGAGCGGCATGGTCTTTGAGGGATAGCGAAAGACGGCTGGCTCGTTCATGTCGTCCCAGAAGCCGGAGACGCCATCGTGTACGAAGTCCTTATAGAGCGTGCCGAACCACTGGCGTGTCTGCTGGCGCGTGAAATCGGGAAAAACGGAGGGACCGGGCCAGACAGGGCCGATGTATGGAGTTCCGTCAGGATTCTTCACGAAGTGGTCGCCTGCGGTGCCGGTATCGAATGGTGCGTAATCGGCGTTTGGCTTGTGCGCGATGTGCAGATCGGCGATGACGATCAGGTGGAAGTGATCGCGCGCAAGCTGCGAGACCATCTCCGGAAAATTTGGGAAACGCCGGGGATCGACGGTGAAGGGCATGTTGTCCTTCTGGAAGTCGATGTCGAGCCACAGGGCGTCGGCTGGAATTTTGTCTTTGCGCAGCCGCGAGGCAA is a genomic window containing:
- a CDS encoding TonB-dependent receptor, encoding MTDPSGAAIPGAVITLTNQATSEVRSDKTEASGEFVFVAVQPGTFTVSVAMPSFKKYEKRNLVLHASDRLSTGNIQLEVGAVNESVDVQADQTPIQTESSERSAVVDSKELATLMTQSRDITSMLRLLPGVVKSPSTGQLGQQNAGNINGVRSDYNSLSIDGTTGNTRGGATLDTGTNYDSVGEVKVLLNNYQAEYGQAAGAIVEMVTKSGTRDFHGTVYYYNRNEAYNANDYFNKNKTYVPRPRQRYNTVGYNIGGPVYIPHLFNTHKDKMFFFWSQEYWPTTKPGTLSYWMMPTALEKQGNFSASVDKSGKPVYIKDPTLIAQGKACTAANGPGCFPNAIIPASRIDSDTQKLLAILPTGNPTPLGVNGGGNYNYVTQGSVKTPVNQQVLRVDYNITPKWHTYFRGMRTTTEQDGPNVASVTGAMQWGVPFVYSTPGKNASWNLTFIPSPNLINELNVGFASWTETSRFSNSSDIAKFQRDKLGINLGQYNPQYNPLNLVPRATWGGSAGFQVVNNPQIQFDNRFPLANDTRSWQVQDSITKVWNHHTSKAGFYFQKGNYLQRHIGGTFDGSFSFDTNNSNPNDTGYAYANGILGLYNSYTEGSNTVNYNPQWKVLEWYLQDSWKVMPRLTIDYGLRFTYDIPSILNKGQGAGWIQSQYSQSRVPQLYQPIMGPKGRSAIINPAIAGPPGSATNPYLPAVYIGQFVPNSGDYSNGVVVNTNPNYPTSLRESNGLLVAPRLGFAWDPRGNGKTAFRGGVGLFYNTREGGGTLGDYSLIAPLVYNPVQNYGDARQFANNCSGSACSSGTTLISPQATRILQFNRPIETIFNTMLGVQQSVGFQTVVDIAYVGTFGRHLNEQLDFNTVPYLSQFDPKNVDPSQATTFTPILGRKAADCPANASSASLLWCQPVPLGDNFFRPIAGFSNVNLRSYAGTSAYHSLQTQLTRRFAHGLQFGVVYTWSKVMTDADAVNGAVGYYQPHRWWNWGLASYDRTNNFVAHWSWDLPKGSTHFSNFATRLLLDNWQYSGITEFISGAPQTVTLNTGGVNLTGGGDGAHPIVNTDPILGKGDRTVLRYFKSEAFVMPTPRQIPTESTPGITRSTMFRGPGTNNFDMAVNKNFSIHEAMTLQLRVEAYNVFNHASFTNVDTTARFDATSVVGSPQLSPTFGNLTADRGPRTLQLSGRFTF
- a CDS encoding acido-empty-quinoprotein group A; translation: MKLLTASLLCLSLSPCAIYAQQKQSTDTASLAKLTDSWPTYNGDYSGRRFSPLTKVNTTTVKQLSQAWSYRVEVTTGGGRRISATPIEVNGVLYFTVPSHVWAVDARTGRKIWQFDWVSKGGDTIGNRGAAVSGDTVYFETEDCNLVALDIHTGKEKWHSSIGNPDLFYSGTVAPVVVKNHVMVGVSGDDFDIPGYIEAHDTETGALQWRWYTHPNPGDPEAKTWPNDEAMLHGGGMTWVAGTYDPELNLYYFGTGNAQPVINGLARPGANLYTATICALNPDTGKLIWYFQPNPHDTHDWDAVQTPVLIDGVVDGKPRKLLAQASRNGWYFLIDRTNGKALTSTPFAKQNWALGVDKNGSPIPNPAKMAQPNGALVAPNQAGAANWYPPSFSPATGLFYVPAYDAYSVYYIYDNNKRPEGWAGNDRGGWMSASLRAMDYKTGKVRWDHKWPSPGGRSGILTTAGNLLFTGDTSTNLMAFNATTGKVLWHAGLGNLITNGPITYELDGLQYIVAAAGDTLYAFVLN
- a CDS encoding c-type cytochrome is translated as MKSVLWQSAQATCLLLLVSVPVCAQFPHSSVDPAMRDRGATIYANQCARCHGEDVRGTEKGPDLIRSVAVLHDRRQMLYGKELAPLLTTLPGHNYKFDDKQLADLSQFLTASVNATLRSGYNAQPTHLLDGDAKAGEAYFNGAGGCNKCHSATGDLAGVGKRYTPAALQQKFLFPNYGLFVKKKTQVTVKMPNGKTYSGDLVRIDDFTVTLHEASGENISLNRVTGSTVTTVDPFQAHADLLDKYTDADIHNLTTYLDTLK
- a CDS encoding DUF4380 domain-containing protein, with translation MKSFALLLTLMFSNAVFYARASPATCSVHAVSYQGWDAQEVDNPWLKLTFVPQLGGRLMQVEFNGHPYLFVNPRYRGQYIPPEQAKGGWINYGGDKIWPMPEGDTDDHHWVLASTAIDDLPYEFKLISQGERCSIQLTGQPDTITGLQYIRTISISADSPQIDFHAVMRNAATHPIEWSVQSVSQYDLSDSAKPADYNHQFWAYTPVNPNSTYPDGYHVRSGLADDPSFSVADGLFRLRWLYFDNEVWLDSRAGWLAVVDQQSKYGMIERFHYDASGNYPGKATVIFYKSGPSVRFDKEGQASIRATTPERTPYYMEAEINSPIVKLAPNQTYAMDTTWNPLHIDAALQTVTDAGVATQRLALAHKADSTTLTGTFAAFYPGNVIAVFTDRRGKEVGHHTLRQVKPDESITLNEPITVPAKAEHVALRLFSAKGADLGLLDQADIGAQAP
- a CDS encoding Do family serine endopeptidase; amino-acid sequence: MSEVTNQLVVKGKRFAAPAAIAGAFVLGAALFVGHGGVNAASSTAASLIDDQSVSALTALDNAMEQVASRVTPAVVNISVTAKNNEAEISDDQLQGLPPGFRQFFGQGGPQQPQIEHGIGSGVIISPDGYIVTNGHVVDGATQIKVTMHDRRVLNAKLVGVDKLNDLAVVKVDAKELPSIAWGDSTKLHPGQTVLAFGSPFGYFQFSVTRGIVSAVNRPNPYSDDARKPGAFIQTDAAINPGNSGGALVNSHGELVGINTFIISNSGSFAGAGFAIPSQIVRASAEQLMKNGKVEHGYLGISMNDVTPENAHFFNLTDASGAVVAQVSPDSPASKGGLKQGDVIAKLNGEKIVNGSALQVAVSEMTPGTKIALGVLRDGKPVTLDITVGQFSGNKQVASNDAPDGQQRGKLGLAVSDLTADARQQLQAPDSVKGAVVQNVRPASPAEEAGLQPGDVILEVNRHATASAEQFVNAVHQSPNGKDILLLVWSKGNASYRTIHPDDQNG
- a CDS encoding M56 family metallopeptidase is translated as MDPITLIAPIAHATMPLAISASGALINAIVGGMLLMAGVSLCLRLFPGMTAAARFMIWAAALLVMIPLHFLPALHSSSSVLPDNSNLLHVDARWALLLAGIWAVLSIVRAVQLFTSAMRLREIARRAVPMDLVLDRSLLMRNGKAIELCASEDVDSPSVAGFASPRILLPTGLIEQLSQRDLEQIVLHEMEHLRRRDDWMNLLQKVSLMLFPLNPAMSWAERRMCVERELACDDCVLQATKARKDYAVCLTNLAEHSLVRRRVSLALGAWARRSELAQRVHRILSRPEPQLGQWQSRAATGVLIAGMIAGTVTLADSPRLISFAPSVSQQAQVASTTDSATASPNLYAEGAKPLAKDARQVLVKAIVPEQGRREAQLAARPPRRQNAAAKHAATHRPTASFVMLTDWNEDLPQQRPILTRSFVAVVPAGDGWLVIQL
- a CDS encoding BlaI/MecI/CopY family transcriptional regulator produces the protein MPPKRSITLTEAELRLMKVLWERGESGVAEVVAALSDTTPLAYTSVLTTIRILEKKGYVRHRQEGRAFLYSPCVAEREAGISEVRHVLNRFFGNSRERLLLSLLGDDEVTPEELQRLKEAIANVPDEDAQENEGEEQ